Genomic DNA from Salinibacter pepae:
AACGGGGTAGCGGTCCTTGGCCCGGGCCAGCTGCCGCTTGAACCAGGCTTTCTGGGCGCGCCCCATCATGGTCTGCGCGGAGTCGGGGGCGTCGTTGCGGGTACGGGCCGATCGTAGGTCGGTGAGCAGCACCCGCACGCGGCCGACCGTAAACGCCTGGTAGATCGGCCGCCGCCGTGCCTCCGGGGCCAGGGGGTAGTGCGGGACGTACTCCCGGTACACCTGCTGGGCGACGTCCTGCCCAGGCGCCTGGCGTGAGCTGTTGTTGGGGCCGTAGTCGTGGTCGTCCCACGTGTACGCCAGCGCCGTGGACCGAAACAGGCGCGCCTGGGGCCCAGAGGCGTGGACCCGCCGGTAGGCCGTGCGGAAGGCCGCCGGATCGGGGGCGTCAATGTTTTCGTAGTGGAGGTCGCCCAGGTGCAGAAACACGTCCGGCTGGGCGCGTCGAATGGCGCCGAAGACAGGGTGCTGCGCCCCCGTCCGGGCACAGGCCCCGAGGGCCATCCGGAACGAGAATGGGTCCGACGCAAAGGTCTGAAATCGGCCCTGCCGGGCAGTGTCAACCACGCCCCCCCGATACAACGCGTAGTGGTACGTGGTTCGAGGGGTGAGGCCCTCGAGGCGAAAGTGGCGCACGTTGGTGTTCGTGGCGGGGGCGGTGCCGCCAACGATGCGCGGATCCGTCCAGGAGCCGGTCGTGTCGACCGCCAGACGGAGCCCCGCGGCCGCGACCGGTGGACGCGCCACAACTCGTGCGGAGGAGTCCGTGACGCCCCCGGCCCAGAGAACCGTCGCCGAATCCACCGGGACCGATGGCCGCTCCGCTGGTTCGAGGAGACGACACGCGGCGCTTGCGCCGAGGATCATCCCCCCGAGTGCGACGACCGCAGCCAGAGTGCGAGCGCGAATGGGCGGCACGGGCACAGGAGCAATCAGCAGATCGAAATGGCCGCCCGGCGTCTCTTGGGGTTGTTCGTCCGACGGCCTGGAGGGGTCGTTCCACTTCCAGTGCCCCTACATTGTTTGCCGGCGCCACTGGGGGTGCGCTCGGGACAGCCCCCCAAGGGGGCGGCGCCTCGTGGCCCACCCCGAGGAACGGGGATGTCTCTCGGAGCGACGATGCGACCGTGGTGCCCCAGGCATCCGCCGGGGACGGTTGAACCGGGTGTTGTCAGACGCAGCCTGACGGCCGAGTCGTTGACCGGTGAGGCCGCCCAGGGGGCAACCAGGCCATTCCAACACGTCGCCGGCCCTTTCCCGGAGACGGCCTATCCGTGTTGCTGATAGATGAGGTCCCGGACCGCCTCAGGATCGTGCAGGTCGCGCATCGTGAGCTCGATGCCGGACTGGCCGGCACTTGAGAGCCGGAGCGTGCCGCATTGCATAAGCCGATGGATGGGGCCCTGATCGATCTGAACGTTTCGGATGTTGCGATGGGCGAGTTCGGTCGTGCGGTTGCTGAGGATTCCGGACCGCTTTCGAACCCGAGAGCGGGTGACCACCAGCTCCCTGCTCCGCGCCTGAAGCCACATCCAAAGCAGCGGGAGCGGCCCACAAAGCCCGGCCATTAGGGCCGCCGTCCACCCGGTGTCGACGAGCGCTCCCCCTAACACGAACGGCGCGACGGTGGCCGACAGCAGGCCGAAAAGCGTCACGCTAAACGGATGTGCCTTCCACAATCGTGGCTGCGCCCGGAAAATGACATCTTCGGTCATAGTCCCAGATCCAGATCATCACCATGCAGTTCAGATGGGCCGGCAGTGGGCGATACGGCTGCCCGATGCAGTAGGATGCATGACCTGCAATGGGGCCCCGGCGCGGAATCGCCTCCTGGAGAGGAAGAGAGATCGCGAATGGTCGGTTCTGAAGGGGCACGAGGGCCCCAGGACAGGGGCGGGGGGCCTATCACGGCCCCACAGGGAGGACGCCCCAGCCCCATTTGGGCGTGGGCTCGACGCCCCACGGGCCCGGACAAAATTGCCTGCGTTCCGGGCGGAGGCGTTCGATTGGGGGCGTTGTGCTCTCCCCGTGTGCGTACTGGGATGCATCGAGGCGACCGCCTGCTTGGACCCAGTTCCCAGGGCACGGCCGAGTTGGGCCGGCTCACCGATGGGCACGCCCTTCCCTACTCCTCCACGACACTGATCGACTCGACATCCTCCTCCGAAAACCGCAGGACATCTCCGTCGGTCGTTTCGATCTTGTATCCCTCTCGGGTTTTTCTAATGTCGTCTTTCGACTCGACCTGATATCTGGTCTTTCGCAGATCCGTGGTGGTTACTTCGGCAACGGGCACGCTACTGCGCTTTTTGGCTTCGAGTGCGATAAGGGAGGAACTCGGCTCAGGATCTGGAACGGAACGGCCCGATCGCCCCCCGTCCGCGCCACCGATCCCAGTTGGAGGGCGCCATTCGTCCTCCTTCTCCTGCATCGTTCGTGACGCGGTGGGTTCCCGAATCGATCTACCAGGCCTACAGTCTTCCGGGGTGTTGTCTCCAGCCGGTGGCACTTCTGCGAGGGGGCCGCCTAGCGACCGGCCGGTCCGGCGTACCGGCGGGCGGCCTCTCGTACAACCGACCGGGCGGCTTCCCCCCCTCCAACTCCGCGTGACCGGCTCTCCGCCCCCTTGTAGTGGATAAACCAGGTCTCAAGGATTTTCAGCACGCCAGGGTACCGGTCCTGCAGGTCATCAATGCCGCGGACCTCGCCTGGCGTCGGGGCACGCGAAACGGCCCAAGCGTCCAGCCCCACGGGACCGCACTCGCCCGGCAGCTCACTAGAGGTGTGACGCCGCTTGCTGCATCTCGGCTGCGCACTCGTCCCCCGATCAGCTTTTGAAGGTTTTGAGCGCAGTCATAAAGGTATGAAAACACCGAGTTTCCAGCCAGGTGAACTCAGCTTTTTACCATGATATGCCGTTCAGCAGAACGAACCGGAGCACCAGGAACAGAATCCGGATCCGGCCCCCTACCGATCCATGAATTTTGACCTCAGTACCGAGTATTACTTCACGAACGGCGGACTGGTGTCGCTGGCCGGGCTCTGCAAGCGGATCGACAATGCGATCTACGAGGACGTTCGCAGAGACACGGACGGCCCGTTTGACGTCCCGGGAGTCAACGGGCCGATCGACGAAGTCGAGGTCACACAGCCCGAGAACGCGGACCTCGTCACGGTGCTGGGCCTGGGGGCCGCGTATCAGCAGCCGTTCACGTTCCTTCCGTCTTCCCTCAGCGGACTCGGTGGGAACTCGAACGTGACGGGGACCGACTCCGAAGTCGACGTGCCCGATCGGGGAGGCCTGCCGTTCTTCCCACAGTCCAATCTGGTGTACAACATCGTTCCGTACTTCCAGAAGAGCGGGTTTCAGGCACGCGTGGCCATCAACCGCCGCGGCGACTGCCTCTTGGGGCTGGCGGACAGGCAGGTCAACGACACGTGGGTGAAGGCCCGCACGACGGTGGACATCAACGCCGGCGACCAACTTGAGCACCTTCTCACCCAGCCGGCCCTGATGGTGCAGAACCGGACCAACGCATCGGAGGTCGGATGCGCCGGGGAAATGAGCCTTCCTTTCATCACCTCAGCGGTCATCACCTCAGCGGCCGCCCCGTGTCGGTGGGGCTGCCGATGGGCCCCCAAACGTCATCTCTGAGATTGAGTCGGGCTCCAGCACGCCCCCCCTCCCTTCCCGCCCGGAGGAAAGGGGCAGCGTGTTGTTTTTTCTCTTCACTTTGCCGAAGCAAAGCCCACTTATGCAACGATTCGACGCGCCCCTTCTCGTCTGCGTATTACTCCTGCTGCCGCTGGGCCTGCTGGCGACCGCCTGCTCGACGCCCTCGTCGGGCTCGGCGGCGGAGGCCGAGGACACGACCCAGCCTACGTCGGCAGAGCCGCCCCAGCTGCCCTCGACCCTGCCTGGGCCCTACCCCGACCGCGTCGTGCTGAGCCACGCGGCGGATCCGTCCTCGTCGCTGAGCGTCACCTGGCGCACTGACAGCACCGTCACGGGCGCGAAGGCCCAGGTCGCCCCGGCCACGGGCGGCCCCTCCTTCTATACCCAAGCCCGTACCGTTGAGGCGGAGACCCAGGACCTCCACGCCCACAAGGTGACCGGCGAACACGCAAACGTCAACTACCACTCCGTCACCTTCAAGGGCCTCACGGCCGACACCCTCTACGCGTACCGCGTCGGCGATGGCGAGCGCTGGAGCGAGTGGTTTCACGCCCGCACCGCCAGCCAGCAGCCGGAGCCCTTCTCCTTCGTCTACGTCGGAGATGCGCAGAACAACGTGCGCTCCCACTGGTCCCGCCTCATCCGGCAGGCCTACACCGACGCGCCCGAGATGGCCTTTCTGCTCCACGCCGGCGACCTGGTCGACAACGCCCACCGGAACGTCGAGTGGGGCCACTGGAACGCCGCAGGGGGGTTCATCCAGAGCATGGTCCCAAACATCGCGGTGCCCGGCAACCACGAGTACGCGGGCCACCGCACGTGGCGGGCGCGCGACACTTTCCAGGTCGAGGTGGAGGCCAACGGCCAGGAGATGACCGGCACCATCCTGGAGCCGGACGGCAACCCCGAGCCGCTGGAGGCCACCAACAGCGGGGCCACGCCGTCGAGCGACCGCTCCCCGGCCGGCGACTGGGCCTACAACGTCGACAACGGCGAGTACGTGGGCACCCTCAAGATTGAGAACGGCGGATCCGGCTACAGCGCCTCCCTCGTCAGTGAGTATGGCCAGGAGTTCCCCCTCCGGGACGTGTCCGTCGACGAAACTACGCTGACCGGCCACTTCCTCATGGAGGTCGAGAAGGAAAGCCCGGAGCAGCTCTCGGTCCACTGGCATCCCCAGTTCGCCTTTCCCGAGAACGGGCCGGACGGGGTGAAGGAGACGGTCTACCACCTCGACTATCAGGGCATGCGTGTCGTCGGCCTCAACTCGGAGGCGGCCAAGATGGACGCGGAAGTGCTGCGCACCCAGACCGAGTGGCTGCGGTCGACGCTCCGGGAGGCGGAGCAGGATCCAAGCATCCGTTGGACGGTCGTCACCTTCCACCACCCGATGTTCTCCTCCGGCGAGGGCCGAAACAACAAGCAGCTCCGCGAGGCGTGGCGGCCGCTCTTCGACGCGTACAGCGTGGATCTCGTCCTGCAGGGCCACGACCACACCTACGCCCGCGGCCAG
This window encodes:
- a CDS encoding alkaline phosphatase D family protein, with amino-acid sequence MILGASAACRLLEPAERPSVPVDSATVLWAGGVTDSSARVVARPPVAAAGLRLAVDTTGSWTDPRIVGGTAPATNTNVRHFRLEGLTPRTTYHYALYRGGVVDTARQGRFQTFASDPFSFRMALGACARTGAQHPVFGAIRRAQPDVFLHLGDLHYENIDAPDPAAFRTAYRRVHASGPQARLFRSTALAYTWDDHDYGPNNSSRQAPGQDVAQQVYREYVPHYPLAPEARRRPIYQAFTVGRVRVLLTDLRSARTRNDAPDSAQTMMGRAQKAWFKRQLARAKDRYPVIAWGSSVPWIGAAGGSDDHWGGFAAERRELATYIDSIGVADQLVMLSGDAHMVALDDGTHSAYGRGEGTGFPVVHAAAFARPGSVKGGPYTHGPYPNPFRLFGRPDGQFVLMDVEDDGGEEVCVTWTGKRYEVGTERLVTLFEWGRCFPAP
- a CDS encoding PH domain-containing protein translates to MTEDVIFRAQPRLWKAHPFSVTLFGLLSATVAPFVLGGALVDTGWTAALMAGLCGPLPLLWMWLQARSRELVVTRSRVRKRSGILSNRTTELAHRNIRNVQIDQGPIHRLMQCGTLRLSSAGQSGIELTMRDLHDPEAVRDLIYQQHG
- a CDS encoding fibronectin type III domain-containing protein, whose amino-acid sequence is MQRFDAPLLVCVLLLLPLGLLATACSTPSSGSAAEAEDTTQPTSAEPPQLPSTLPGPYPDRVVLSHAADPSSSLSVTWRTDSTVTGAKAQVAPATGGPSFYTQARTVEAETQDLHAHKVTGEHANVNYHSVTFKGLTADTLYAYRVGDGERWSEWFHARTASQQPEPFSFVYVGDAQNNVRSHWSRLIRQAYTDAPEMAFLLHAGDLVDNAHRNVEWGHWNAAGGFIQSMVPNIAVPGNHEYAGHRTWRARDTFQVEVEANGQEMTGTILEPDGNPEPLEATNSGATPSSDRSPAGDWAYNVDNGEYVGTLKIENGGSGYSASLVSEYGQEFPLRDVSVDETTLTGHFLMEVEKESPEQLSVHWHPQFAFPENGPDGVKETVYHLDYQGMRVVGLNSEAAKMDAEVLRTQTEWLRSTLREAEQDPSIRWTVVTFHHPMFSSGEGRNNKQLREAWRPLFDAYSVDLVLQGHDHTYARGQTKNLKQGVSARSPEGGTVYVNSVSGAKMYEIKPDRWEDFDGVEMERGGENTQLYQVVRVGADTIQFRAYTATGAPYDAFDLVRPGDGGPSRMIERPPAHRPERTHENTLDYTRP